The genomic window TGCCGTTGCGGATATCCGCGCCCGCCGTCTTGTTCGGGTGCACGCCCGTCAGGAAGGCCGCCGACGCCCGTGCGTGGTCACCACCGCCGTCACCCAGCGCGCGGGCGTTCAGGTGGGCCAGTTCCGTGGCCACGATAACATCGCCGCGGTGGGCGGCGATGGGCTCGAGCGTCCTGGGAAGGACGAAGTCCACTCCTTCCGCCGCCGGGGTCCATTGATCCATGATCACGCCATTGGGCACATAGACAAAGCCCAGGCGAATCGGCGCCGTGACCGCCTGCGATGCAAAGGCTCGCGCGGGCGCCATGGCGTCCAGCAGGGGCAGCGAAAGGGCCGCGCCCATGCCGCGCAGAAAGGTTCGACGATCCAGGTGTTTCTTCGTCAGATAACTGCTCATGATGCCTCTGCTTCGATTTCCTGCCGGGTGAAAGGCAAGCTCCGCACAATCTCGTAAATCAGCGCCGAGAATCGGTAGTCACGCTGCTCGACTCCCGCCACGATGCCGTCGATTACGGGGGTGTCGAAATCTTCGACACCCCGGCCCAGTGCATAGGTTAGCATTTTTTCCGTCAGGCAGCGAGTAAAATCGGTCTTGCGCTCCAGCAGCACCCGCTTCAGTTCGCCCGGTCCGGCGAAGGTCTTACCGTCGGGCAGTACGCCGGAAGTGTCCAGCGGCTGGCTGTTGTCTTCCGTGCGCCACGCGCCGATGGCGTCGTAGTTCTCCAGGCCGAAGCCCAGGGGATCCATGCGGTTGTGACAACTCGCGCAGCTCGGGTTTTCCCGGTGCATCTCCAGCTTCTGGCGGAGCGTGGCGCTGGAATCGATCTTCACCTCGTCCAGAGGCGGCACGTCCGGCGGCGGTGGTGGCGGCGCGGAAGCCAGCATGTTTTCCAGCACCCACAGCCCGCGAATCACGGGTGAAGTGCGCGTGGGCAGCGAAGTCACCGTCAGCACGCTCGCCTGGCCCAGCAGGCCCCCGCGCACACTGGGATCCACGCTGACCCGTTGAAACTCGGGCCCTGCGATGCCGTCGATCCCATAATGTTTGGCCAGCGCTTCGTTCACATACGTGTAGTCCGCATCGATAAATTCGAGCAGGCTGCGATCTTCTTTCACCACCGATTCAAAGAACAGGTTGGTCTCGGTGGCCATGGCCTCCCGCAGATCGTCGGTGAACTGGGGAAACTTGCCCGGATCGGGATCGACCCGCTTCAGGTTGCGGATCTGGAGCCACTGGCCGCCGAAGTTCTCCGCCAGCGCCTTCGACCGGGGATCGCGCAGCATCCGGCCCACCTGGTCGCGCAGGGTGCGCGGATGGCGGATGGTGCCATCCTGGGCGCAGGCCATCAGTTCTTCATCGGGCATACTGCTCCAGAGGAAATAGGACAGGCGGGAGGCATAGTCATAATTGGCGACGCGAAAGTCGGCGGCGGGGTCGGCGGCGACCCGCTCGCCTTCGACGCGGAAGAGGAAGTGGGGCGACACGAGCATGGCCTGGAGGGCCAGTTCCAGCCCTTCGCTGAAACCGTCGCCCGAGTCGATGGCCAACTGGTAGAGCGCCTCAAGTTTTTCGATCTCGTCCTTCGTTACCGGGCGCCGATAGGCCCGGGGAGCCAGCGTCTTGATAATGCGCTCTGCACAAACGGCGTCGTGCTCGGGAATGGCGTGATTGCACACCAGAATGCGGCGGTTCGCGGGCGAGATCTTGCCATACTCCGCCATCTCCCGGGCCAGCGCATCGCCCACGATTTCCTCCGCCACATCAAGATACTTCTCAGCCAGCATGGGCGAAAGGGTGAGGACATCGCCGATGTTGTCGAATCCGTAGCCCGTGTCATCCGGGGGAAAGGCCTCCGCCGGGGTGGATTCGACGCCAAGCAGATCGCGCACCGTGTTGTTGTATTCCACCCGGTTCAACCGGCGCACGGTAACGCGCCCGGCGGTGGGTTTCATGGCGGCAAGCTGTAACTCGCGCTGTTGCTGGAGCGCGGCAACGAAACCTTCGACTTCGGCGGGCTCGGGCGGATTCTTGGGCGGCATCTCGCCGGTGGAGACCACCTGAATGATCTTGTCGAGGAGTTCCAAGTCGTTGATCGCGCCGTGCGCCTTGATCAGGGCCTCGAAGTCCAAGCCCCCTTTTTGTACGTCGGCCCCGTGGCAGTCATAGCAATGCTTCGCAAAGAACTCGCTGGACGGACTCGCGGAGGCGGACAGCTCTGGTGGTGCGGCGCGCTCGCCCGGGGGCACGCTCTGGCAGCCTTCGCCCGCCAGTGCCGCTGCAATGCTGAGCGCACCGGCGCACACGATGCGGCGCCCCGGCAAGCCCGCAACGCCGCGCTCTGAATAAATTCGGCGTTTCATGGTGTCACTATAGCAGTCTGGACGTCCGGGATGCACCCGAACTGCGCGCGGCGTTTCCCGACCGTTGGTTTACCAACGCGGGTGCCATAGCGGAAACCATCTGTAAAGTAAGCTAGTCTAACATCTGTCAATACTGATATCACGACCCGCGGCCGGCAGCAGGCGGGCGTGGCGACCCGGCAGGCCCCTGTCCAGGGACTGCGTGTCGATCCCAACCGAACGGACAGAAAATGGAGTGGCTTACCATGTCGCGTAAAGGTTTTACCCTCATCGAGTTACTGGTTGTAATCGCCATCATCGGCATACTGGCGGCGATCCTGCTGCCAGCCCTGGCGAGAGCCCGGGAGGCCGCACGGCGGGCCTCCTGCCAGAACAATTTGAAACAACTGGGACTGGCCTTCAAGATGTACGCCAACGAGTCCCGCAGCGAGAAGTTCCCGCAGCGAAAACCCCTGAAATGCAACGGGGCGTTATCAACGGACACTATTTTCGACGGCGAGGCGATCATTCCCGAGTACCTGAGCGACGTCAATGTCGTGTTTTGCCCGAGCTGGATGAACGAGTCCAGCGCCCAGGACCGCTATGATCGGGCGCGGGGCAACAACAACGGGGTAGTCGAAGCCTGCGAATTGACCAAGGAGCCCTACGACTATACGGGCTGGCTGATACTGGACGACTTGAACATTCTCGGCGCCGCCAAAGTGGACACGCTGGGCGCCGGGAAGAATGGGCAATTTGAGGAACTGGACTTCATCGGGACCCCCTGGGGTGATCTGGGGGCGCAAAACGCCGCCACCCTCGGCGCGGCAAATGACCAGGATTTTCGGGCGAGCGCCTTTCCCGGATCGCAGGCGGGTGGGGGCGATACGCTCTTCCGGCTGCGCGAGGGCGTCGAGCGCTTCCTGGTCACGGATATTAACAATCCCGGGGGAAGCGCCCAGGCCCAGAGCCACGTGCCGGTGATGTGGGACCACATTACAACGGCGGAAAACGACGTGCCGCACAAACCGGGCGGCTGCAACGTGCTGTACATGGACGGCCACGACGTCTTTGTGAAGTACCCTGCGGAGCTATTCCCCGTGACGGCCGCGAGCGCCCGCACCTTTGCGCGCTACAACCGCGTCTTTGACGGATTCTGAAGACCGTAACGACGGGGGCGCCGCATCGGAAAGACCGATGCGGCGCCGCCAGATTACTTTCCTTTCGCCACCAATTCACCGTCCCAGGGCGCGGCTTCGAAAATGCCTACACGACCATCCAGCCCGGCGGTGGCCAGAATGTGTCCATCGGGACTGAAGGCGACGTCCTGGGCGCCATGGGAGAGGGTAAGAAGCGCGGCGCCGGTTTCCAAATTCCAGATTTTCACCATTGTCTCGTCGCAGGCGGCCACACGGGTGCCATCGGGATTAAAGGCAACCTTGCTGGCGCGCACTTTCAAGCCCTCCAGCCGTTGGCGCAATTCACCAGTTCTTGCATCCCAAATCAGGACGGGCGAGGCGTTGGAGGAACCTGCGATAAGTGCGCCGTCACTTGAAAAGGCTACGCCATAGATCCAGCCCTCGTCTCCCTCCAGTTTGGAGACCAGCGTTCCTTCGCGCACGTCCCAGATATACAAACCGCCGTCGCGACTGCCGCCGGCAACCCGGGTGCCGTCGGGACTGAAGGCGACGGAATCAACGCATCCAGTCGGCCCGGTCAGATCGCGCAATCGGCGCTGGGTAGTGGCGTCCCAGATCTGTACCGTGCTGAGTTCGGGCTGGCCCTGACCCCACCCTGCGGTGGCCATGAGGCTGCCGTCGGAACTGTAGTCCACACAGCGGGCGCCATTGGTATACTCCGGCACCACCAGTTCAGTCACCCGTTCCCCTGTCGTCCAGTTCCAGGTGATGTACTTGCAATCGGCGTCAGCCCCGGTCAGAAGATCGGAATTGGGAAGAAATGCGAGGTGATTGGTCCACCGCCCGTCACCCTCAAGTACCCGCAGTGGCGCCGAAGGAAGACGCCCCCCATCGGACTCCATCGCCCAGAGGAGCACCCGGTTGTCCCCGCCCGAAAGCCAGTGCCCCGCCGAAGAGGCGAGATAGCGACCATCGGGACTGAATCGTACGGCGTTGACCTCCGAAGTGTGACCGACAAGAAAGACACCCTTCCCGGGGGACTCGAGATCCCAGCGGGTGGCGCAGGCCGAGCCTTCCACGGTCACCAGATGGCGACCGTCGGGTTCGAATACGGCCCGCCGGATATTCCGATCACAGCGTATTCCGGTCGGCTTCTCCGTCCCGGTCCGGGTATCCCAGAGCTTGACCCCCCGCTCGGAATGGGTGGCGATCAAGGCGCTATCGGGGGAAAAATAGATCCCAACGACCTTTTTCGTATGCCCGTCCAGCGTGCTCTGGAGCGACCAGTCACTTGTATTCCAGAGCTTGGCGTTGGCGTCGCAACCGGACGAAGCCATCAGGCTGCCGTCTGGACTAAAGACAACACGCAGCGCGCCCTGGGTGCCCGTTTGCAGATTGGTCAGGTGCGCTTCGAGGTTCTGGACGGCTTCTCCCCGCTCCCAGTCCCACACCTGGAGCAGGCCCGACTCGCCAGCGGACACAAGCCAGCGGCCGTCGGGTGAGAAGGCGAATCCGTTCAAAATACTGGACTCTGAAATCAGCACCGACATCGATTCGCCCGACGCCAGGTCCCACCGATGGATCTGGCCGCCGGCGGCACCCGCAACCAGAAAGCGGCCATCGGGCGAATAGGCCAGGGCATTGCCCCTATCACCCGTATCCAGGGCGTAGGACGCGATGGGGGCCGCCGACAGGATATTCCAGCGCACCGCGCCCCGACCGGTCAGGTGAAGGGCGAACTCCTCGCCCCCCGGTCGAAAAACAGGCGTGACGTCGGACGCGCCGACCGCGCCAACCGCGTCATACGCGCGGACATGCGCCAGGGCCGGAAGGGACCAAAGATCCACCGCCCCCGCGTCGCTCACCGTCAGGATATGGCGGCCATCCGGCGATATCTCCGCGGAAGCCAGCCAGCCGTCCCCAAGCTGGCCGACAGACTGAATCCGATCCAGCGCGAAGGAAAGCCTGCCCCACTCCCAGTCGCGATAGTCGGGCGGACAGGCCGCAAGTACCGTGCGCGCTTCGGAATAGCGGTTCTCCTCCAGGGCGCGCTGGGCCGTCAAAATCGACAGGTCATACCCCTTGCGCTCCGAACTGACCCGGAGATCGTGCTCCGCGGCATGACGGGCGCTGAGGCTGATGTACGAATAGATTCCCAGGCCGCAGAGGAGGCCCAGCGCGAGACAGACGGTAACCACGACGGGCCGGTGCCGCCGGAGGAAGCGGCCCAGAAGTTCGGCGGTTCCGTACTCATAGGCGCGCACCCGCGCACCCGCCTGGTACAGCGCGATCTCTTCCGCCAGCTCCGACGCGGAGGCATAGCGCGCGGAGGGCTCCCGCTCCATGGCGCGACGGCAGACGGCGATCAGGGCGGGGGGCGCTTCGGGACACAAGCGCTCCGGGGGTGACGGCGGTTCGGACGCCGACTTTCGGAGCACCTCCAGCCCCGTGGAGGCCTGATAAGGGCGACTGCCCGTAAGCAATTCGTACAGCACCGCGCCCAGGGCGTAGACATCGGCCCGCTCATCCAGCTCGTCGTGTTTTCCGGCCGCCTGCTCGGGAGCCATATAGTGGGGAGTACCGAGTAATTGCCCCGCCATGGTCAGCTCTTGCCCGGAGGCGTCTTCGCCTTCAAAGACGGCCGGTTTACCGGTCGCCTCGGCGCTCCCCACTTCTTTGGCAAGGCCCCAGTCAATCACCTGGGTCTCGCCGAATTCACCGA from Candidatus Hydrogenedentota bacterium includes these protein-coding regions:
- a CDS encoding DUF1592 domain-containing protein produces the protein MKRRIYSERGVAGLPGRRIVCAGALSIAAALAGEGCQSVPPGERAAPPELSASASPSSEFFAKHCYDCHGADVQKGGLDFEALIKAHGAINDLELLDKIIQVVSTGEMPPKNPPEPAEVEGFVAALQQQRELQLAAMKPTAGRVTVRRLNRVEYNNTVRDLLGVESTPAEAFPPDDTGYGFDNIGDVLTLSPMLAEKYLDVAEEIVGDALAREMAEYGKISPANRRILVCNHAIPEHDAVCAERIIKTLAPRAYRRPVTKDEIEKLEALYQLAIDSGDGFSEGLELALQAMLVSPHFLFRVEGERVAADPAADFRVANYDYASRLSYFLWSSMPDEELMACAQDGTIRHPRTLRDQVGRMLRDPRSKALAENFGGQWLQIRNLKRVDPDPGKFPQFTDDLREAMATETNLFFESVVKEDRSLLEFIDADYTYVNEALAKHYGIDGIAGPEFQRVSVDPSVRGGLLGQASVLTVTSLPTRTSPVIRGLWVLENMLASAPPPPPPDVPPLDEVKIDSSATLRQKLEMHRENPSCASCHNRMDPLGFGLENYDAIGAWRTEDNSQPLDTSGVLPDGKTFAGPGELKRVLLERKTDFTRCLTEKMLTYALGRGVEDFDTPVIDGIVAGVEQRDYRFSALIYEIVRSLPFTRQEIEAEAS
- a CDS encoding DUF1559 domain-containing protein, which produces MSRKGFTLIELLVVIAIIGILAAILLPALARAREAARRASCQNNLKQLGLAFKMYANESRSEKFPQRKPLKCNGALSTDTIFDGEAIIPEYLSDVNVVFCPSWMNESSAQDRYDRARGNNNGVVEACELTKEPYDYTGWLILDDLNILGAAKVDTLGAGKNGQFEELDFIGTPWGDLGAQNAATLGAANDQDFRASAFPGSQAGGGDTLFRLREGVERFLVTDINNPGGSAQAQSHVPVMWDHITTAENDVPHKPGGCNVLYMDGHDVFVKYPAELFPVTAASARTFARYNRVFDGF
- a CDS encoding serine/threonine protein kinase, coding for MQSNFDAVVSALSVRMFHVPPASIEEAMALSQSSPDLSLLETLSELGHLRKEEKRLLEDLSEAIQRHELATESGYPADLLKRGASPLDTLARFRDLADPEPGLRKQAREEQRYEVRHEHGRGGMGRILAVWDRRMHREVALKELLTGDSAGDGRVVARFLREARITSRLQHPSIIPVHEIGVRENGALYYTMKLVRGRTLRDAIKASPKLESRMALLPHFLGLCQAIAYAHAHGVIHRDIKPSNVMIGEFGETQVIDWGLAKEVGSAEATGKPAVFEGEDASGQELTMAGQLLGTPHYMAPEQAAGKHDELDERADVYALGAVLYELLTGSRPYQASTGLEVLRKSASEPPSPPERLCPEAPPALIAVCRRAMEREPSARYASASELAEEIALYQAGARVRAYEYGTAELLGRFLRRHRPVVVTVCLALGLLCGLGIYSYISLSARHAAEHDLRVSSERKGYDLSILTAQRALEENRYSEARTVLAACPPDYRDWEWGRLSFALDRIQSVGQLGDGWLASAEISPDGRHILTVSDAGAVDLWSLPALAHVRAYDAVGAVGASDVTPVFRPGGEEFALHLTGRGAVRWNILSAAPIASYALDTGDRGNALAYSPDGRFLVAGAAGGQIHRWDLASGESMSVLISESSILNGFAFSPDGRWLVSAGESGLLQVWDWERGEAVQNLEAHLTNLQTGTQGALRVVFSPDGSLMASSGCDANAKLWNTSDWSLQSTLDGHTKKVVGIYFSPDSALIATHSERGVKLWDTRTGTEKPTGIRCDRNIRRAVFEPDGRHLVTVEGSACATRWDLESPGKGVFLVGHTSEVNAVRFSPDGRYLASSAGHWLSGGDNRVLLWAMESDGGRLPSAPLRVLEGDGRWTNHLAFLPNSDLLTGADADCKYITWNWTTGERVTELVVPEYTNGARCVDYSSDGSLMATAGWGQGQPELSTVQIWDATTQRRLRDLTGPTGCVDSVAFSPDGTRVAGGSRDGGLYIWDVREGTLVSKLEGDEGWIYGVAFSSDGALIAGSSNASPVLIWDARTGELRQRLEGLKVRASKVAFNPDGTRVAACDETMVKIWNLETGAALLTLSHGAQDVAFSPDGHILATAGLDGRVGIFEAAPWDGELVAKGK